Proteins from a genomic interval of Desulfovibrio sp. Huiquan2017:
- a CDS encoding DUF554 domain-containing protein — protein sequence MIGPLVNGAALVVGSVAGALLGPKLSMNLRLKMPMVFGCASMGLGVAMIIKVKFLAPVVLALVVGSVLGELVQLESLVQKGAGKTRTLIDKVIRPSGDLSQEEFLDKFVALLVLFCLSGTGVYGAMSEGMTGDPTLLIVKAILDLFTAPIFASTMGLSVGILVIPQLAVQALLYYASALILPLTTPDMLADFSACGGLIMLATGFRICGIKQFPVASMIPALLLVMPLSGLWAAFF from the coding sequence ATGATCGGTCCTCTCGTCAACGGTGCGGCTTTGGTCGTAGGCAGTGTAGCCGGGGCGCTTCTCGGCCCCAAATTGAGCATGAACCTGCGGCTCAAAATGCCCATGGTCTTCGGCTGCGCCTCCATGGGGTTGGGCGTAGCCATGATCATCAAGGTCAAATTCCTGGCCCCGGTGGTTCTGGCTTTGGTGGTCGGCTCCGTGCTCGGCGAACTCGTCCAGTTGGAATCCCTGGTCCAGAAGGGCGCGGGCAAGACCCGCACACTCATCGACAAGGTCATCCGGCCCAGCGGCGACCTCAGCCAGGAGGAATTCCTGGACAAGTTCGTAGCCCTACTTGTCCTCTTCTGCCTGAGCGGCACGGGCGTATACGGAGCCATGAGCGAAGGCATGACCGGCGACCCGACCCTGCTCATCGTCAAAGCCATCCTCGACCTGTTCACGGCCCCCATCTTTGCCTCCACCATGGGATTGTCCGTGGGTATCCTGGTGATTCCGCAACTGGCCGTGCAGGCCCTGCTCTACTACGCCTCGGCCCTGATCCTGCCCCTGACCACTCCGGATATGCTGGCCGACTTCTCGGCCTGCGGCGGGCTGATCATGCTGGCCACGGGATTCCGTATTTGTGGCATCAAGCAGTTCCCGGTGGCGAGCATGATCCCAGCCCTGCTCCTGGTCATGCCCCTGTCCGGCCTATGGGCCGCGTTCTTCTGA
- a CDS encoding MGMT family protein: protein MASPFTQKIIETIRAIPKGRVSTYGTVAALAGNRRGARQVSRILHSCSRTENLPWHRVINREGRISLGRFQGHDEQKRLLLAEGVRFDETGRIDLGRFGWPSVKPPTPGT from the coding sequence ATGGCTTCCCCGTTCACCCAGAAGATCATCGAGACCATCCGGGCCATCCCCAAAGGCCGAGTGAGTACTTACGGCACCGTGGCGGCCCTGGCAGGCAATCGGCGGGGTGCGCGCCAGGTGTCCAGAATCCTGCATTCCTGTTCGCGCACGGAAAATCTACCCTGGCACCGGGTCATCAACCGCGAAGGAAGAATTTCCCTGGGCAGGTTCCAGGGACATGACGAGCAGAAGCGGCTCCTCCTGGCCGAGGGCGTCCGGTTCGACGAGACGGGCCGTATCGACCTGGGCCGCTTCGGCTGGCCCTCTGTAAAGCCGCCGACTCCGGGCACATAG
- a CDS encoding DUF190 domain-containing protein yields the protein MQGYFVTFFTQQSREHDGLPVATWIVEQARHIGVRGATLFSGKEGFGHDGRFHSDNFFDLEDPPVQVALALTGEECDALMTRFAESGLRVFYTKSEIEFGFTSDS from the coding sequence ATGCAAGGATATTTCGTTACCTTTTTTACCCAGCAGAGCCGCGAACACGACGGCTTGCCCGTGGCCACATGGATCGTCGAGCAGGCCCGGCATATCGGCGTGCGCGGCGCGACCCTGTTTTCGGGCAAGGAAGGGTTCGGGCACGACGGCCGATTCCATTCGGACAACTTCTTCGACCTCGAAGATCCGCCCGTGCAGGTGGCCCTGGCTCTGACCGGCGAAGAATGCGACGCGCTCATGACCCGATTCGCAGAAAGCGGCCTGCGCGTCTTCTACACCAAATCGGAGATCGAATTCGGCTTCACCTCGGACAGTTGA
- a CDS encoding ZIP family metal transporter — translation MDWFMEQNAIFQAFLATLFTWGVTALGAALVFTAKDISKKTLDIMLGFAGGVMMAASYWSLLAPALEMSGGMGTWAFVPAAVGFVLGAVFLRLVDMVLPHLHLNAPMSEAEGVKTSWRRSTLLVTAITLHNIPEGLAVGVAFGAVAAGLDSANMAGAISLAMGIGIQNFPEGTAVAVPLRREGMSRMKSFMYGQASGMVEPMAAVLGAAAVLVARPLLPYALAFAAGAMIFVVVEEVIPESQSSGNGDLATMGVVFGFTVMMILDVALG, via the coding sequence ATGGATTGGTTCATGGAGCAAAATGCCATTTTTCAAGCTTTCCTGGCTACCCTATTCACCTGGGGCGTAACCGCCCTCGGCGCGGCTCTGGTCTTCACGGCCAAGGATATCTCCAAGAAGACGCTGGACATCATGCTCGGTTTCGCGGGGGGCGTGATGATGGCCGCCAGCTACTGGTCGCTCCTGGCCCCGGCCCTGGAGATGAGCGGCGGCATGGGCACCTGGGCGTTCGTTCCGGCGGCCGTGGGGTTCGTGCTCGGCGCGGTGTTTCTCCGGCTGGTGGACATGGTTTTGCCCCATCTGCACTTGAACGCGCCCATGTCCGAGGCAGAGGGCGTCAAGACGAGCTGGCGGCGCAGCACCCTTCTGGTCACGGCCATCACGCTGCACAACATCCCGGAGGGGCTGGCCGTGGGCGTGGCCTTTGGAGCCGTGGCCGCCGGGCTCGACAGCGCCAATATGGCCGGCGCCATCTCCCTGGCCATGGGCATCGGCATCCAGAATTTTCCCGAGGGGACAGCCGTGGCCGTCCCCCTGCGCCGCGAGGGCATGTCGCGCATGAAATCCTTCATGTACGGTCAGGCCTCGGGCATGGTTGAACCCATGGCCGCTGTGCTGGGCGCGGCCGCTGTGCTTGTGGCCCGGCCCCTGCTGCCCTACGCCTTGGCCTTTGCCGCAGGCGCCATGATCTTTGTCGTTGTGGAAGAGGTCATCCCCGAGTCCCAATCTTCGGGCAACGGCGACCTGGCCACCATGGGCGTGGTCTTCGGCTTTACGGTAATGATGATCTTGGATGTGGCCCTGGGCTAA
- a CDS encoding DMT family transporter translates to MPGNRSLGFFFALLAVTIWSGNFLIASGFVNDIPPVTLAALRWITATAAFLPFVLRDMRRDMQALLDHRWELLAAAITGITLFNTLVYVSARTTGTVNMALFASSTPVFVVILTRICLKKRITPLRWAGLAIALTGMLVVATRGSLDVLIHMAFHAGDVVMLLAGLLWAVYSILVKRKPATISRKAYLGATFFLGTLPLLPAALAEQYFAPTWSFTPAVFVVILYVGILASLAAFSLWDFAIMHIGPDNAALLQYFIPVFSGVGAWLLLGQPITMVHGVGFALIFSGVVMATRSH, encoded by the coding sequence ATGCCCGGCAACCGTTCCTTGGGATTTTTCTTCGCCCTGCTCGCCGTAACCATCTGGTCCGGGAACTTTCTCATCGCCAGCGGGTTCGTGAACGATATTCCGCCCGTGACCCTGGCCGCCCTGCGCTGGATCACGGCCACCGCGGCCTTTCTGCCCTTCGTCCTGCGCGACATGCGGCGCGACATGCAGGCCCTGCTCGACCATCGGTGGGAATTGCTGGCCGCCGCCATAACCGGCATAACCCTGTTCAACACCCTGGTTTACGTCAGTGCACGCACCACGGGTACCGTGAACATGGCCCTGTTCGCCTCCTCCACCCCGGTCTTCGTGGTCATCCTGACGCGCATTTGCCTTAAGAAACGCATCACCCCGCTCCGTTGGGCCGGACTGGCCATCGCCCTTACGGGTATGCTGGTCGTCGCCACCAGGGGGAGCCTCGACGTACTCATCCACATGGCCTTCCACGCGGGTGACGTCGTCATGCTTCTGGCCGGACTCCTGTGGGCCGTGTATTCCATCCTGGTCAAACGCAAGCCCGCGACCATCAGCCGCAAGGCCTATCTCGGCGCGACCTTTTTCCTGGGGACCCTCCCCCTCCTCCCGGCGGCGCTGGCGGAACAATATTTCGCCCCGACCTGGAGCTTCACACCGGCCGTATTCGTCGTCATCCTATACGTAGGCATCCTGGCCTCGCTGGCGGCCTTTTCCCTTTGGGACTTCGCCATTATGCACATCGGCCCCGACAACGCCGCCCTGCTTCAGTATTTTATACCGGTTTTCAGTGGGGTCGGGGCATGGCTGCTGCTCGGCCAGCCCATAACCATGGTTCACGGAGTGGGATTCGCACTCATTTTCAGCGGCGTGGTCATGGCCAC